The DNA segment GAAATATAGTAAACAATCGTGTCAAGAATCCCGGAATTATTCAGAATGACACTCATCACACACGCTAATACCATGAATACCATCACGCCGCACATGTCCTGCGTTCCACGGACGAACCGTTTCATGGTTTCGTCGATATCATAATGGGCCAGGATTCCCTCGATGAATGCTACTGGCAGCATGATGGAGCCAAGCTCGGTCATTCCGAGTCCCAGAGTCGGGCCGCCTGCCGCGAAAAAGATGAAGGCACCAAAGAAAATTACAAGGATGGCAATCTCACGGGCCGTCATAGGACGGTAGTTTTCTGCGCCTGGAACAGCGGCTTCCTCTGCTGCATCGCTGCCGTCTCCGAAGTTCTTCTCATAAACATCAGGATTTTTCTGGCAGCGCTTTACCCAGAAGATCAGGTATGCGGAGACAACGGCAAGATTTACAATGGTTACAATCGTGCGGAGACCTGCTCCTGAATATGGCGCGAGGCCTGCGATTTCCTGACCAAGGACGCCTGTTAACGGGTTAATCGGTGACGTCATGAAACCAGTAAAAGAACCCAGAATGACAAGCCCGACGGCAAAAATACGGTCGGCTTTTAACTGCCTTGCAATGGTGATTCCTAAAGGCACAAACAAAACAACCGTCGAAATCATAGAACCGACACAGCCCAAGAGCGCCGTTGCAAAAATGTAAATCGGAATAATAACGAGAGCTTTATCCCGCAGTCGATGAATCATATTCCCAAGGGCACGATCAAGAACACCCGTGGAATTTACAATTCCCATCATGCCTCCCATGATGATGAGAGTTACAAATAACTTGCCAAAAGTGGTGTAGGTCAAATCTCCGACAGCCAGGATGACTTCGGCCGGGTTTAAGTATATTTTGTCTGTCTGCTGGTAAGTACCGGGAATCGCCATAGTTCCATCACGTTCATAGGAACCGGAGGGGATCAAAAACGACATGATGTAGACGGCAGCGATGACAATAAGAATAATTTTCCACATGCTCATCGGTGCTTTTTTCTTTTTTGCTGTTTCTTCCTTCATTTCTTTTCTCCTTTAGACTGCTTGCCTCCGGCAAAGGAACGCCCATTCCCGACTGCCGGGGCGTATTCTGTATTTCATGGCCGTCCGGTCAGAACTGCCATGAAATCTTCCTATATAACTATACATGCAATCTTTTACAGGCACAAACAACATTTTTATCGCACCGTACAACCGTTTTTTCATGCATTTTATACAATATTCTTTTTTCCGCAATCCTCTGCCGGCCGGCTCATAGTCTGACATGCTTTTCTGGCTGTCTCGACGAATTCCCTGGCCGCATCTGAAAGATAGCTGCTCTTTAAATATAAAATAGCCCCACTGCTGCTGGCAGCCGGATAATCCCAACGGAATACATGGACGCTCTTTCTCTGTTCCTCCGTCAAATTTTTTAAATATAGCCTCGGTACAAGCGCAGCGCCGATGCCCTGGACACAACAGGAAAGCATTGTAAAAATACTGCTGGAATCCAGAACGATGTGGGGCGCAATGCCCTCCTCTTCACAGCATTTATCAAACAGCATTCCAAGCCAGGAATTAGAAACCAGCCGCACAAATGGACATTTTGCAAACTGTTTTAAAGATACAGATTCACGATTCTTCATTTCATCCAGCTCATTTCCGGAAAAGTACTGGGACGCCAGAACCTTCGGCAGCACAAACACCACCGACTCTTTTAGAACCGGTATCGATACAAGCGTCGGATCCTCTGGCTCTTCATAGCCAAACATCAGATCCACTTTTCCAAGCTTTAATGCCTCCACAGTTTTTGATAGGCTATTCTCCCGGATCTCCACCATTACCTCCGGCCACTGTTGATGATATTCCGCCAAAAGTTCTGGGAGCAGAACGCTGCTTCGGTAGTAGGAAACGCCAATGATAAGCCGAAGGCGGCTGATTTTTAAGATACTGTCTAGTTCGCTCCGCATCTGCCTTTCATCATCCAAAATCCGGCACATGTGACGGTATAGGCACTCTCCCGCTGGAGTCAGACTCATGGGTGGCTCCCGGTTAAACAGACGGGCATTGTAACATTTCTCCAATTTGTCGATCTGTTTGCTTAAGGCCTGCTGCGTCATGTAAAGACGTTTCGCGGCTTTCGTAAAATTTAATTCTTCCGCTGCTGCAATGAAATATTTATAGCTTTCAAGATTCACTTTTCTTCCTCCCAGTCCTTTCTATTATAATAGAAGAAGGTGTGTGAGGGAAGAAATTTCTGATGGAATATAATATTTGTCTATCCCGGAATATTTTTTCCGGGAACAGACTCAAACACATAAAAAACGAACGGGCACCCGCTTTTTTGCAGGTTTCCCGTCCGCATATATGTTTTATCTTGCCAGCACCCGGCTGTCGAAAAGAACGCCCTTATATTTTTCAAGGACACCGAGAAGAATCTGCCCCAGAACGCCGATAGCAAGGAATTCCCCGATTCCGATGGTGATCGTGGAAAACCAGATCATCGCATCGCTTCCGTAGCCGTATTTTAACACCCACGGAATAATCAGCATGTTGGACACAATCGGCGGCACCGATACGAGATAGCGGTTCTTCCTTAACAGATACGAACCGACGGCACCGATTAACGTCGCAAGGCTTCCTCCAATGATATCCATCGGAACGCCGCCGCCAAGCAGGTTAGAGATCAGGCATCCGATAAACAGGCCCGGAATCGCCGCCGGCGTGAAGTACGGCATGACGCAGAGCAGCTCGGAAATCCGAAACTGGATGACGCCGGAGCCGATTGGCTCAAAGAGCATAAACAGGATGATATAAATGGCTGCAATGGCAGCACCATATACCATCAGGTACAGTGGGTTTCTGTCTGACTTGTTGGTTTTCATGTTTCGTTGTCTCCTTTAGTTTTGTTTTACGAGTGGAAGGTCTCGAACACTCGATTCATTTTACGCCGGGAATCGGCGGCAAGCCCTATAGACCTTATTTTTAGCGGGCTTTTCAACATGGCATAGAATAGCATGGGAAAGGTAAATTGTCAAGCAAGTACCAGAAAAGTACCACTTTGCCATTTATCAGGTATCAGAGCGCAAAAAAGAGAGGCCGCCGCCCCTCTTAAAATGCTCCTGCAATCTTCTCCATTTCTGCCGCTTTCGTGTCTGGCAGTACATGACTGTATAAGTCCATCGTCATAGCAAGGGAGCTATGGCCTAGGATTGTTTTTAATACCTGGGGCGGCATTCCTGCCTCTATGGCCCGTGTGGCGAATGTGTGCCGGAAGATGTGGGGCGTAATCCGTGGGAAGTCGTGTCCCTCTGCCTGAATGCGCTTCACAATCCGGTTTATTTCTGCCTGTAGCCTGTCCCGGCTTAAAGGTTCCCCCTTCTCGTTACAAAATAGGTAACGGTCTAGCCGTTCCACTTTAAAGCCCCAGTAATTGCGCTGTGCGTCCAGTAGCGCCACCAAGTCAGCAGTCAATGGTATATCCCTTTTGGATGTTCGAGTTTTAGGAGTATCCTCAAAATATCCCCGGCCCTCTATGTATTTCAGTGTGCGTTGTACATGAATCACATTCTTTTTCTTGTCTACGTCCGAATACTTTAAGCCTCTTATTTCCCCGTTTCTCATGCCGGTTCGCAGCATAACAGCAAACAGATTGTACAAATAGCTGTCCTTTGCATATTCCATGAAAAGCGCCTGCTGTTCTTTCGTCATAGCCTGCCTTGCTCCTTTCTCTTTCTGCCTCGGCAGTTCCGCCAGCTTGACCGGGTTCCGTTCAATCAGCCCATTTCTAACGGCCTGCTGCATACACCCATTAAGGATAGCGGATACAATTTTGATACTAGAAAGCGCATAGCCTTCCTTCTCCAAATCATTGTAAAACCGCTGAATATGTTCGCCTCGTATATCCGAAACTTTTTTATCTCCCAGCCGTCCCTTTATCATGCTGTCGAAATACTTCTTGTAATTGTAGTATGTCCCGGCCTTTACCCTGTTTTTCTTATATTGCTCCATCCAAGTTGTGAACCATTCAGACAGAACCACCTTTTTCTTTTCCACAAATGCGCCGTGTTCCAGCTTGTACCGCAGTTCATTCATGGCCTTTTGGGTTTCCGTGACCGTATCGCCATGTACGAGATACCTTTTCCCTTGATACTGAAAGCGCCCCTCAAACTTATCATACCGCTGTTGTATTCCTTTGGGGAGTTTTCTTCCTCGCTTATCTATCGCCATAAAATCACGCCTTTC comes from the Eubacteriaceae bacterium Marseille-Q4139 genome and includes:
- a CDS encoding YfcC family protein, with the protein product MKEETAKKKKAPMSMWKIILIVIAAVYIMSFLIPSGSYERDGTMAIPGTYQQTDKIYLNPAEVILAVGDLTYTTFGKLFVTLIIMGGMMGIVNSTGVLDRALGNMIHRLRDKALVIIPIYIFATALLGCVGSMISTVVLFVPLGITIARQLKADRIFAVGLVILGSFTGFMTSPINPLTGVLGQEIAGLAPYSGAGLRTIVTIVNLAVVSAYLIFWVKRCQKNPDVYEKNFGDGSDAAEEAAVPGAENYRPMTAREIAILVIFFGAFIFFAAGGPTLGLGMTELGSIMLPVAFIEGILAHYDIDETMKRFVRGTQDMCGVMVFMVLACVMSVILNNSGILDTIVYYISIPLGHLSSSFAAVGMFIANALINFFINSGSGQTAVMMPIMAPLSDVIGVTRQMAVLTLQYGDGFTNLFAPTSVNLMACLAMAKVDLKSWYKFLTPCYAILFVIMVISIFAGTAIGFH
- a CDS encoding LysR family transcriptional regulator; the protein is MNLESYKYFIAAAEELNFTKAAKRLYMTQQALSKQIDKLEKCYNARLFNREPPMSLTPAGECLYRHMCRILDDERQMRSELDSILKISRLRLIIGVSYYRSSVLLPELLAEYHQQWPEVMVEIRENSLSKTVEALKLGKVDLMFGYEEPEDPTLVSIPVLKESVVFVLPKVLASQYFSGNELDEMKNRESVSLKQFAKCPFVRLVSNSWLGMLFDKCCEEEGIAPHIVLDSSSIFTMLSCCVQGIGAALVPRLYLKNLTEEQRKSVHVFRWDYPAASSSGAILYLKSSYLSDAAREFVETARKACQTMSRPAEDCGKKNIV
- a CDS encoding QueT transporter family protein; translation: MKTNKSDRNPLYLMVYGAAIAAIYIILFMLFEPIGSGVIQFRISELLCVMPYFTPAAIPGLFIGCLISNLLGGGVPMDIIGGSLATLIGAVGSYLLRKNRYLVSVPPIVSNMLIIPWVLKYGYGSDAMIWFSTITIGIGEFLAIGVLGQILLGVLEKYKGVLFDSRVLAR
- a CDS encoding site-specific integrase, translating into MAIDKRGRKLPKGIQQRYDKFEGRFQYQGKRYLVHGDTVTETQKAMNELRYKLEHGAFVEKKKVVLSEWFTTWMEQYKKNRVKAGTYYNYKKYFDSMIKGRLGDKKVSDIRGEHIQRFYNDLEKEGYALSSIKIVSAILNGCMQQAVRNGLIERNPVKLAELPRQKEKGARQAMTKEQQALFMEYAKDSYLYNLFAVMLRTGMRNGEIRGLKYSDVDKKKNVIHVQRTLKYIEGRGYFEDTPKTRTSKRDIPLTADLVALLDAQRNYWGFKVERLDRYLFCNEKGEPLSRDRLQAEINRIVKRIQAEGHDFPRITPHIFRHTFATRAIEAGMPPQVLKTILGHSSLAMTMDLYSHVLPDTKAAEMEKIAGAF